A stretch of Linepithema humile isolate Giens D197 chromosome 3, Lhum_UNIL_v1.0, whole genome shotgun sequence DNA encodes these proteins:
- the LOC105679466 gene encoding NEDD8-conjugating enzyme UBE2F-like has product MITLRGKLKKDSDIANSKNRDHNKRVSIRDKLLIKEVQEMEQTLPVTCQVRFKDPHRLHDFILLIIPDEGYWDGGHFYFQIYITDEYNMAPPVVKCLTKLWHPNISEDGDVCLSILRQSSIDGMGWAPTRKLKDVVWGLNSLFTDLLNFDDPLNRDAADLFINDKESFRTKVKDYVMQYAKR; this is encoded by the exons ATGATTACTTTAAGAGGAAAATTAAAGAAGGATAGTGATATagcaaattcaaaaaatagaGACCACAATAAGCGAGTTTCGATACGTGATAAATTACTCATCAAAGag GTGCAAGAAATGGAACAGACGCTGCCAGTAACTTGTCAAGTCAGATTCAAAGATCCACATCGACTTCacgattttatattgttaattataccAGATGAAGGATATTGGGATGGTGGCCATTTCTATTTTCAGATTTACATAACTGACGAATACAATATGGCg CCACCAGTAGTAAAGTGCTTAACAAAATTATGGCATCCTAATATAAGTGAGGATGGTGATGTATGTCTTTCCATTTTAAGACAAAGTAGTATTGATGGAATGGGTTGGGCGCCAACACGGAAATTGAAAGATGTTGTATGGGGTTTAAATTCCCTTTTCact gaTCTCCTAAACTTTGATGATCCTTTGAACAGAGATGCCGCAGATTTGTTTATAAACGATAAAGAATCTTTTCGAACTAAAGTCAAAGATTATGTAATGCAATATGCAAAAAGATGA
- the LOC105679517 gene encoding uncharacterized protein isoform X2 → MDQTDARKRSANVTEEQKTLLLQFMEENPRLISGKFFADFTYKDATILWQKITNILNSCNGVSKDWKSWRKCWQDLRSRSKMKQSKINAEQRKTGGGSESHLKLSPIEEATLNLISPICIDGHTEIKESKVQIQTETDEINVDTHNIEMEYVEQDFEDIIQTTEHNASSVNMKNAETEDNDKENTYTNNDAGNSNNVIYFTAQVRRKTHLY, encoded by the exons ATGGATCAAACGGATGCAAGAAAACGCAGTGCAAATGTGACAGAAGAACAAAAAAccttattattacaatttatggaAGAAAATCCACGCTTAATATCTGGTAAATTTTTCGctgattttacatataaagatGCAACTATTTTATGGCAAAAGATtacaaatatcttaaataGTTGCAATGGTGTAAGCAAGGATTGGAAATCTTGGCGAAAA tgcTGGCAAGATTTACGGTCACGGAGCAAAATGAAgcaaagcaaaataaatgcagaacAAAGGAAAACTGGTGGAGGAAGTGAATCTCATCTAAAATTAAGTCCAATAGAAGAAGCaacgttgaatttaatttctccTATATGTATCGATGGACacacagaaataaaagaaagtaaagtACAAATACAAACAGAGACTGATGAG ATCAATGTTGATACTCATAATATAGAAATGGAATATGTTGAACAAGATTTTGAGGATATAATACAAACTACTGAACATAATGCATCCAGtgttaatatgaaaaatgcagAAACCGAAGacaatgataaagaaaatacatatactAACAATGATGCAGGCAATTCAAATAACG ttatttattttacagcacAAGTGCGTCGAAAGACGCACTTGTACTGA
- the LOC105679517 gene encoding uncharacterized protein isoform X1, protein MDQTDARKRSANVTEEQKTLLLQFMEENPRLISGKFFADFTYKDATILWQKITNILNSCNGVSKDWKSWRKCWQDLRSRSKMKQSKINAEQRKTGGGSESHLKLSPIEEATLNLISPICIDGHTEIKESKVQIQTETDEINVDTHNIEMEYVEQDFEDIIQTTEHNASSVNMKNAETEDNDKENTYTNNDAGNSNNGNDDLCTIIRKKKRKSHSEEVQSTQQSQNLTNIAQKTFEIQNSYYEKKLVLKKQELQLKERFIIAAERCNTS, encoded by the exons ATGGATCAAACGGATGCAAGAAAACGCAGTGCAAATGTGACAGAAGAACAAAAAAccttattattacaatttatggaAGAAAATCCACGCTTAATATCTGGTAAATTTTTCGctgattttacatataaagatGCAACTATTTTATGGCAAAAGATtacaaatatcttaaataGTTGCAATGGTGTAAGCAAGGATTGGAAATCTTGGCGAAAA tgcTGGCAAGATTTACGGTCACGGAGCAAAATGAAgcaaagcaaaataaatgcagaacAAAGGAAAACTGGTGGAGGAAGTGAATCTCATCTAAAATTAAGTCCAATAGAAGAAGCaacgttgaatttaatttctccTATATGTATCGATGGACacacagaaataaaagaaagtaaagtACAAATACAAACAGAGACTGATGAG ATCAATGTTGATACTCATAATATAGAAATGGAATATGTTGAACAAGATTTTGAGGATATAATACAAACTACTGAACATAATGCATCCAGtgttaatatgaaaaatgcagAAACCGAAGacaatgataaagaaaatacatatactAACAATGATGCAGGCAATTCAAATAACGGTAATGATgatttatgtacaataataagaaagaaaaaaagaaagtcaCACTCTGAAGAAGTTCAATCAACACAACAGTCACAGAATTTGACAAACATAGCACaaaaaacattcgaaatccaaaattcttattatgaaaaaaagctGGTGCTAAAGAAACAAGAGTTACAActtaaagaaagatttattattgctGCTGAAAGGTGCAATACTTcataa
- the LOC105667568 gene encoding putative nuclease HARBI1 has translation MPNRCETNNCKNKMNIINNILIAQEAEDAHVVMRRNRIRHVVADAFDISDQQFIKLFRLTKPLVRDLIRDLTPYMKQRQRKSMLDIKRKVLTALHFFAHGSYQTSVGHNVYLAMSQPSVSRCINEVANALNEANIMNQWIQFPKTLNELKHLRQQFYDGHRFPGVIGCIDCTHIAIFPPQVHNVPNPEHLYVNRKGYHSINVQLVCDWRLLILNINATYPGSTHDSYIWNNSNLKVGMETIHRTWPNMTFFLLGDSGYPLRPWLLTPVANAEENSAEERYNSRQMSCRALIERCNGLLKMRFRCLLKHRVLHYTPQIACKIINACAILHNICIKNDVPFPQYDDDWQDDIFNQNNGDNEEIENRVNPELAAGKRLRNKLIRNYFT, from the exons ATGCCTAATCGGtgtgaaacaaataattgtaaaaataaaatgaatattattaataacattttgattGCACAAGAAGCCGAAGATGCACATGTCGTTATGCGGAGAAATCGTATAAGACATGTAGTAGCTGATGCATTCGATATAAGTGaccaacaatttataaaattatttcgattaacAAAACCATTAGTGCGTGATTTAATAAGAGATTTAACACCATATATGAAACAGAGGCAGCGAAAATCCATGTtggatattaaaagaaaa GTATTAACagcattacatttttttgcacatggTAGTTATCAAACAAGTGTAGGACATAATGTATATCTTGCTATGAGTCAACCATCGGTATCTAGATGTATTAATGAAGTTGCAAATGCATTAAATGAGGCAAATATTATGAACCAGTGGATTCAATTTCCCAAAactttaaatgaattaaaacatttaagacAACA ATTTTATGACGGTCATAGATTTCCTGGAGTCATTGGATGCATAGATTGCACGCACATAGCTATTTTTCCACCACAAGTCCATAATGTTCCAAATCCTGAACATTTATACGTTAATAGAAAAGGCTACCACTCGATAAATGTACAATTA GTGTGTGATTGGCGTTTATTGATACTGAACATAAATGCCACATATCCTGGAAGCACTCACGACAGTTACATATGGAACAATTCAAACTTAAAGGTAGGAATGGAAACAATCCATAGAACATGGccaaatatgacatttttcctTCTGG GTGATTCAGGTTATCCTTTACGTCCTTGGTTATTAACTCCAGTCGCTAACGCAGAAGAAAATAGCGCAGAAGAAAGATACAATAGTAGACAAATGTCTTGTCGAGCTTTAATAGAACGCTGCAATGGCTTActaaagatgcgatttcgctGTTTATTGAAACACAGAGTTTTACACTATACGCCACAAATagcatgtaaaattattaatgcctGTGCTATTTTgcacaatatatgtataaaaaacgATGTTCCATTTCCACAATATGACGATGATTGGCaagatgatatatttaatcagaACAATGGTGACAAcgaagaaatagaaaacagAGTAAATCCTGAATTGGCAGCAGGTAAAAGAttgcgaaataaattaattcgtaattattttacttaa